The genomic region CCGACGCAATGAAGCGGGCGTCGCCCACACCATTCACGAAGCTGCTGTAGCTGCCCGCATACGTCCCCGACGACTTGAACACGTACACCGCGTTATCAAGGCCCGAGAGGCCGGTCGTGGCCAGGGTCCAGTCGATGGGGGCGGGATAGGGGTTGCCCAGCAGGTGCCAGCCCGAGGTAGGCTGCGTGCCGCGGGTTAGGCCGGTGCGCGCCACGGTCCCGCTCGTGAGCGTACCCACAAAATCGACGGTGGCGGTGGCCGGTAGATTCACGGTGTAACCCACACCCGGCGTCATAGCCGCCGATAGGGTCGCCGGCGAAAACCAGCCCTGGTCGAAGCTGGCGGCTGTGGCATTCACCCGGCTTTCATCGTAGCCAAAAACCGTGGGGAAAGGCGTAACGGCGGCCGGCACCGGGGCCGTATTGTAGGCCGGATTCACAACCGGTGTAAAGTTGGCCGCGCCCAGGTCAGCTACTGTGGTATTGCTGACGGGCGCACTGTAGTGGCGGTAGCCGGCCCCGGCATTCTGGCTGGGGCTGATGTAGCGCTGCATCGTGGCGGCCCCGGTTACTACGGCGGAGCCGTTGTTTACTACCATGGCCGTGCCGGAAGCATCCGAAAGCAACGTTAGCGTCTGACTATTGGTAGCCAGGTTGCCATTCAGGGTCAGCAGGCGGCTCACGGCCAGCGGCCCGGTGAGCTGGGCGCCGGCCGGGCCAACGGTCAGGCCGGCCATGCTGATCAGGTTGCTGCCGCCCAGGCTTTGCTGGGCGGGGCCGCCCAGGACGAGGGCGCCCGCCCCGATGCAGCTGCCATTGTTCAGGAATGTGCCATTGAGCGTAAGAGTGCCGCCGCTTGCTACCGTGAGGCTGGCCCCGCTGGCAATGGTGAAGCTGTTGGCGCTGGCGGCGCTGCTCAGCACCGGCATCCGCACGGCTGCAGCCGGAATCGTAACATCGGTGGTGGCCGTGGGTAACGTGCTGTTAGCCCAGTTGGCCGGGTCAGTATATACGGTGCTCACGCTGCCGTTCCACTGGCCGTTGGCCGTGGCGGGCGGATTTACGATGACGGTGATATTAAACTGCCGGCTTGCCACCGGCGTGCCGTTGTCGGTGGCCACAATGCTGATGGTGTTGGTGCCAACGTTGCACGGAGCCCCGGTTACACTCAGGCTCAGCACCGGGTTGATGCCCGCGCTAACGCTGGACGTGACGTTGCACAGCCCGTTGGTGTTCACGGCCAGTGTCACGGCTTGGCCGGCTTCTGGACCCGAAAACTGCGGCGCAATGCTCACCGTCTGGCCCTGGTTGACGGTAATGGTATTGTTGAGCGGCAGATTGGTGGCGGAAGGCGGCAGGTTGCCGTTCGCGAAAACGCGGTAGGAGATGCATTGCTCATCCAGCCAGTTGACCCCGCTGGGGCTCACGTTGTCGGTGCGGATAGCGTTGTTAAGGTTGAAGCGGCCCGTCTGGATAAAGTCGCCATTGGTGCCGCGGTTAGCGCCCACCGTGGCCAGCGAGCCGCCGAAGCCATCTACCCCGTTGGAGGCGTCGCCGGTGGTCCACTGCATGTCGCCATAGGCAAACGTCACGTCATCCGTCGTGACACCCGCCGAGTTGGCCCGAATGACGATCTGGAAGGTGTTTTTCTTATCTGTTTTGCCGCTGAAGTAGCCTACGCGGTTCCAGGTGACCACCAATCGGTCGGGGTAGAGTTTGTACCAGATGCTGCCGCTACTGGCGGGGCGCGTGTCCACATCGGCCCAGAACCCCGCCACCATGGGCGTGACAATCGGGAAGCCATTGGCGGAAAACTGCGACACTGAAGCGCCAAACGACAGGTTGCCGTTGGTGTTGATGTATACGCCAGTGTAGGGCGTACCGAACAGCGTGAACGTGAAGCCCAGCGGAATCAGGCTGGACGAACCGTCGTCGTTGCGTGGCAGGTTGGTATAGCCGCCGGCGGCCGGAGCCGACACAGAATCCAGCGGCTCGAAGCACGCCGGCAGCTGCGGCGCGGCACTGCTGCCGAGGACCGGGCGGGCGGAAGACCGGGCCTGGGTGCCGGGCCTGATCAGGCGTTGCTTGCGCAAATCGTACTGCGGATCGAGCAGGGAAGGGTCGATGGCTCGGGACGTGGCTGTTTGAGCAGCAGCCTGCTGCCCGAGCGTTCCAGCCAGGCACAGTGCCAGCATCCATCGATAAAACAACACCAGAGGAAACGTGCGCATAGTGACTTATGAGTTAAAGGTGAACGATGAAAAAGGATCGGTTGACAGCAAGC from Hymenobacter canadensis harbors:
- a CDS encoding nidogen-like domain-containing protein; the protein is MRTFPLVLFYRWMLALCLAGTLGQQAAAQTATSRAIDPSLLDPQYDLRKQRLIRPGTQARSSARPVLGSSAAPQLPACFEPLDSVSAPAAGGYTNLPRNDDGSSSLIPLGFTFTLFGTPYTGVYINTNGNLSFGASVSQFSANGFPIVTPMVAGFWADVDTRPASSGSIWYKLYPDRLVVTWNRVGYFSGKTDKKNTFQIVIRANSAGVTTDDVTFAYGDMQWTTGDASNGVDGFGGSLATVGANRGTNGDFIQTGRFNLNNAIRTDNVSPSGVNWLDEQCISYRVFANGNLPPSATNLPLNNTITVNQGQTVSIAPQFSGPEAGQAVTLAVNTNGLCNVTSSVSAGINPVLSLSVTGAPCNVGTNTISIVATDNGTPVASRQFNITVIVNPPATANGQWNGSVSTVYTDPANWANSTLPTATTDVTIPAAAVRMPVLSSAASANSFTIASGASLTVASGGTLTLNGTFLNNGSCIGAGALVLGGPAQQSLGGSNLISMAGLTVGPAGAQLTGPLAVSRLLTLNGNLATNSQTLTLLSDASGTAMVVNNGSAVVTGAATMQRYISPSQNAGAGYRHYSAPVSNTTVADLGAANFTPVVNPAYNTAPVPAAVTPFPTVFGYDESRVNATAASFDQGWFSPATLSAAMTPGVGYTVNLPATATVDFVGTLTSGTVARTGLTRGTQPTSGWHLLGNPYPAPIDWTLATTGLSGLDNAVYVFKSSGTYAGSYSSFVNGVGDARFIASGQGFFVRTTTAGTPGSLSLSNAARLTTYQNPDFNRPSALETRPLLQLDLVNGTQRDAATVYFEQGATSAFDAAFDAYKLTTGNVASLSLPVGSEQLSISGLPALSRADVLIPLQVRVPVSGSYQLEAAQLLNLPAGLYAYLRDAETGTSLDLAQQPVYAFRQAADATGPRFSLLLTTNRILASAATLAGQQIQLYPNPAHTTATLVLPATLRTVPGTAVLYNALGQAVRSYSWAPGTAGTPQMLSVSGLAQGVYTLRLSTLVGPATKRLVIE